The genomic region TGAATGAGGCTCAGgggtggcagggcagggggacTGGAGAGTGACTTGGGGGTGGGCCCAAGCCCAGGGctgccccctttctctctgttgTAATCATTTGCCCTTCTTTGTTTCTGTCCCCCAAGATGATGAAGATGAGGAGGCCCCCGGGCCCTCGAGGCAGCCTCTGCGGGTGCCCCTGCAGCGGTCCGCGGAGGAAGAGGCCCACCTGGCCAGGCCTACCCTGctccgctcctcctcctcctcagaccAGTCCGAGATGGTGGGCCCCAAGCCGGAGTCCCTACCCCGGCCCTCACCCCAGGCCCAGGCCACCTGCAGGACCCCTCGGCCACACCCCAGCGCGCCCAGCACGGGCCTTGACTGGCAGCTCCCCCATGCCCACGTCCAGCAGACTGAGGCGTTCCAGCAGATCTGCCGGGAGCTGGTGACCGTGCACCGGGACATGGCAAACAGCATGCACGCCATCGGCCAGACCATGGCTGAGCTGACCAGCCGCGTCGGTCAGATGTGCCAGACGCTGACAGAGATCCGGGATGGAGTTCGGGCAGCTCAGCGGGGGCCCGACGGGGTAGCCCCCACGGGCTCGACCCCTCAGGCTGAGACCCCCCCGGCAGAGCCCCCGCAGGCTCCCCCGGCATCGGCCCCTGCACGGACTACCAGGTCTCGGAAGAGAAAGCACAATTTCTAACCCAGCCAGTCtacaggaggaggaagagagatggaGGACGGGTGTCTGGCCTCGAGACAGGAGCCAGTCTCTCATGTCCGGGACCGATGACCCCCGTAGGATACCGGGGAGACTGCCATCTCCTCCCCACGCGCAGGTCGGCGGCCCTGGGCTCCAACAGAGTGTGCATCCAGCCCCAGGCCCTCATCTTTGGCCGATGCCGAAGATGTGGGCAAAGTTGCCTGCCTGACGCTTGCTTGTGCCAGAGCGGCGGCCTCCTCCTGGTCTGCGCCCCCGGCAGCGGGCCTCGTGGGGAAGAGGGTAGCAAGAGCGGGGAGCATCTGAATGGAATCCTGCTTGCCAACCTCAGGGCTGCCACAGCCGCCTCCCACGCCCTGATTCTGCTGCTTCCGAAGGGGGTGAAGCCTGAGGATGGGCAGGGGGAGCCGAGCCCTCCCAGGAGGGGCCCgtcctctccttccccagggcTCCGAGCGCGGCGGGTGGTGCCCCTGCCTTGGCCTTCCGCTTGCCCTTGCGGTGCGTGTGCTCAGCTGCTGTGCTTGCCTTTTGTGTGGAATGGGGAGAAGAACGGGATGGCGTCGGAGGAAGGAGGAGGTACCCTGGCGTTCGTAGAGCACCTTACGCTTTTCCTGCATTTGCAGATGTGTGATCTCAGTGGGTTCTCGGGACAGCCAGAGACACGGCCACGCCCGGTCTTCCTGTCACCGTTATGACCAGCATCGCCTGCATTTCACAGATGACAGATGACACAACAGTTAgtcggcgggggtggggggagggggggcgccaGGCCCGGAAGTCAGGTCTGTGGATTTGCCcggctcccccccgccccccgggtcAGAGGCCAGATCCGGAGTTGAGAGGGGTGTTGCTCCTTGCCTCCGCTCTCCTGGGTGCCCGTGGGAGGCAACAGCAGTATTTAGGAGGTGAGTCCCCGACCCCGCCCTGGCACTAAGGCCGATGGCCGGGGtgcgggggagaggcagggccCAAGCCTCGGTACCTGCAAGGTGACTCCTCCTCTGGCTTCTAGAAGAGCCCAGCAGGGTCCCTGTCCCATCCAAGTTCCAGCATGCCTTGCCTCCGCTTGCTTGGGCTGCATATGCATCAGCTACACACATCTCTAGCTTCACGTTTCATGTGGGAGTGCAGAGAGACAGCCAGGTTCCTCGAGCCAGCGAGTGAGGTGGGGTGGCAGTTGCAAGCTTAGCTCTGACCCAGGTGTAGCTCAGCTCTGTGTCCTCTTTGCTCCCTGGCCTGAGGCTGACCCCAGCAGAAgctcccccccgcacccccccgcgcccctccccccggcccacCGTCTCCCACGTCTGCCCCCTAGAGCCATGGTGGGGGCCGGGAGGGCCACTCTCCCCAGTGCCTGCTGTGGCTGTTTGTGGAGCGCCGCTTCTAAACCCAGACCACGCTTTGTCCCATGTCGAGAGCGTGGGGGACACCTGCAATGTCCCTGTGTCCTCGGCTCCATCTCCCCACTCTGTGGTTCTTTGGGGGCTCCTGCTACCCCAGACCGAACACTCCCCTGTCCGACAGCCCAGTGGCTTGATTATCGCCCGGCATTCCCCTGCCTTCCAATGCTGGAATCCAAGATTGCCTTCCCAAGTCTttttgttaagatggcaataaaaagaaattgatctCACACTTGGAACGCACCCGGTCTCCAGGATCTTTCTTTGGTGTATATTCTCTTTCTTCGCTTCCTGTGAAAACCTCGAGGCCCCCAGAGCAGGGCTTAGATGACTGAGGGAAAGCATGCCGGCCAGAGGGCTCCAGCGCCGTCGGCATTTCCCAAATCCGAAAGTACTCAGATGCCCTGTGTCGGGGCGCCATGCTAGCTAGCCCTGTGAGGGAAAGGACGGAACCGAGGAGCGGAGCGAGACAAAGCAGCCACATAGGAAACCGTGCAGCCATGTTTAAAGTCTCTGCACAGCACAAGCAGGACGTGGCTGAGTGAATTTTACCTTCTGCTCCCTAAAAAATGTTAGGGgtcctggaaaaagaaaagtcaccatCTCTGGCAGGAGACTCCAGAAGGATCAGGGGCTATCCATTTGCCAGTGTACTTCAGGGACCAGCCTGAGGCATGAACTTTTTGGGGGGACACCTCCCCACTGATCCTGGTATCTGTCTGTCACAGGCAAGACCCTGCCCTCCGAGAGCTGAGGCTTTCAAAGTAACCAGAGCGGGTCCTCCGGGTCCCTTTGGGAGACTCCTTAGAAGAGAAGGGGCCTCCTAACCTGGGCGTTACTCCCAGTCACACAGAGAGGTCCTCCCAAGCAGGAAATCCCCAAGTCCTGACCAGGGATCTATCTCCTCTCTGGAAGGTTCCAGCCCGCCCTTGACCTCCTGGGACCCAGGTCATCCTCTTCTGTTCTTGGCCGAAAAGCATGGCCATGGAAATCAAACTTATCCGATTTCTGCCACAGGCAAAGATACTGTGAAACTGGGCCCAGGGTCTTCTGCAGCCTGGTCTCTAGGTGCTGACCAGTAACTGGCAGACCCCTCCCTCTGgtcctggggagggaagggatcAAGTTGGAAGCAAAGGGGACAGAGAGATGAAGAGCCTGTGACCTTCAGATGAAAtttctgtagtttctttttcttggcttcGGTGGGGATTGTGCGTCTAGCACATCAAAACAGGAAGGCGAAACTGGGACCAGTGGTTAGAAGTGAATTTCAGTGTAAGGTAGAGAAGTCCCACCTAAGGGTCTGAGGCCTCCAGCCGCTTTAAAGGCTGGCTGGGTGATGTTCTGTCGGAGGTTGGGTGGCCATCTGGTGGGTGGATGCATGACCCAAAGACCTGTCCAGCTCGAGACCTAAACGCATGTGAGAAAACGGAGCTCAGCCTCTTCTTGGTCACTCTTTCCCATTTCTGCCCTCCGTGACTGGTGCAGTTTCCTTCCATCAGAGACatacccactgagcaggaccgTCTGAGCCTGGCCTTTCTCTGCCCCCACTCCAACAAAATGGATGCCCCGTGggttattttctctcttctgttggAACTGATAGTCATTTCCTGACCCAGCGAGAAAATATGGTGCATTTGATAAGGCACAGTGGGTGAGGTGTGAGAGTGTTGTCTTAGTGCTTATCTATCCAGTACCCAAAGTCAGCAAGGAGTTCAGAATAAAAACTATCCATTCTCATCATGAAACTTTCAGTCGAGaacacatgcccccccccccaccaccactaccacccacCCCCTTGATTGCTTCAAAGGGCGTCAACTCTGTGGGTCTGATTTGAAAAGCTATCAGATGAGCGCTATTTGTAGAGTGGCCTGCGTTAGCCATTTTCCACCTCCTTCTGACATACACTGTGCCTTCTCTCCAACGAAGTAGTGACCTGGAAACTCAACAGATACAGAGATTTTCACTCTTTATGAGCCTTGTCTTCCAGGGAGAGCTCTCGGAATGGGACGGGCGTGGCTCTTCATAAAGGGATTGTCGCATGGGGACAGAAGGAGTCTGTGAGTGGATCAAACCATTGGGGGTTACTGCAAAATACTTACAAGAGGGAGATCTGATTTGAGGTCATTTGTGTTGGGACTTAGCTTGGCTCCATTCAACATCTTGAGGGGACTGGTTGTTACGATTTGCTGAGAGTTGCCATATATGTCATATTTCACATGCCAAGTTTCAAAACAACCAGATATAACCAGATGCTAAACAAATTTTGATCTGTCTTGGAAGATTGTGATTGCTGCAAAGATTTGGAGTTCTCTTCCTAAACCTTGATTTTTATCGGGCAGGAAACCACCAGGAGGTAGAAAGGGAAATTGACCTGAATCTTTCTAAAGTTTCGGACGTAGTCTAGAAGTTGCTCTTTTGAGGAAATCCCTGATAGTTACGTgttcctcatctctttttctcctaaAGTTGGATGCCAGAGAAAATAATTCTAGCTTTTAGAGCTTGATGATTGCTtaaacacccccccaaaaagagaAGAGTGTCTCTTTCCTTGTGCTCTGTGATCCAAGTGATTCTTGTGAGGAAGGATGAATGAATGGTTTGCCTTCCGAATCCGGGAGTGGGAAACTTTGGATCTACCCCAGTTCTGTTCTGTACTAACCACAAGGGTGATTAATTTTGGATGTCAGACCCCAGGCTCTCG from Zalophus californianus isolate mZalCal1 chromosome 11, mZalCal1.pri.v2, whole genome shotgun sequence harbors:
- the LOC113915317 gene encoding uncharacterized protein LOC113915317, with product MTPVGYRGDCHLLPTRRSAALGSNRVCIQPQALIFGRCRRCGQSCLPDACLCQSGGLLLVCAPGSGPRGEEGSKSGEHLNGILLANLRAATAASHALILLLPKGVKPEDGQGEPSPPRRGPSSPSPGLRARRVVPLPWPSACPCGACAQLLCLPFVWNGEKNGMASEEGGGTLAFVEHLTLFLHLQMCDLSGFSGQPETRPRPVFLSPL